The Miscanthus floridulus cultivar M001 chromosome 7, ASM1932011v1, whole genome shotgun sequence genome includes a region encoding these proteins:
- the LOC136466672 gene encoding protein CHLOROPLAST IMPORT APPARATUS 2 isoform X1, giving the protein MSSSCIPTGLRLDLDMVKAAASPGAHSSPLRPVHSSPSSTLSEASNASSSATSVSLKRARAPRKRPNQAYNEAAALLASIHPSVFPVKKSPKTGPPRPPSRQLSGLAAAFDASSDLLPLLPVLADSAFLLRDMPAPSPSPQPQPQPQSPSSAKNCSSPAPVSSAFRDFRDPAPSPASPDTVDVDELGEIDFDAESILDVDEAAAGAAAEGLDGIMGSIAVESNNTATTSDDSILSSSGIHPYLRSLMVVGLAGRFELGLGFRHGARPNLNRALKRRDDDGAWWMWPAVPVKDLTIAPPTPPAPPASNAAMPQATAAPEKKKSKKKKVVKVEKIMAKGKEELPNAKCKEEADGSVDTANGDGDADSAPTKAPKTGLGLKLDADEVLKAWSDKGSMFAEGSGPESPTSAAEVRAKLADIDLFPENGAGGGIREASVLRYKEKRRTRLFSKKIRYQVRKVNADCRPRMKGRFVRSPSLLQQALEEES; this is encoded by the exons ATGTCGTCTTCCTGCATACCAACCGGCCTGCGGCTGGACCTCGATATGGTGAAGGCGGCAGCGTCGCCGGGCGCGCACTCGTCGCCGCTGCGCCCGGTGCACTCATCGCCGTCGTCGACGCTGTCGGAGGCGTCCAACGCCTCGTCGTCGGCGACGTCGGTGTCGCTGAAGCGGGCGCGCGCGCCGCGGAAGCGGCCGAACCAGgcgtacaacgaggccgccgcgCTGCTGGCGTCCATCCACCCCTCCGTCTTCCCCGTCAAGAAGAGCCCCAAGAcggggccgccgcgcccgccgtcgCGGCAGCTCTCCGGGCTCGCGGCGGCGTTCGACGCCTCCTCCGACCTCCTCCCGCTGCTCCCCGTGCTCGCGGACTCCGCATTCCTGCTCCGGGACatgcccgcgccgtcgccgtcgccgcagccgcagccgcagccgcagagCCCGTCCAGCGCCAAGAACTGCTCGTCGCCGGCCCCCGTGAGCAGCGCGTTCCGGGACTTCCGCGACCCGGCGCCGTCACCGGCGAGCCCCGACACGGTCGACGTCGACGAGCTTGGCGAGATAGACTTCGACGCCGAGTCCATTCTCGACGTCGACgaggccgccgccggcgccgcggccGAGGGCCTCGACGGCATCATGGGCAGCATCGCCGTCGAGAGCAACAACACCGCCACCACTTCCGATGACTCCATCCTGTCCAGCTCCGGCATACACCCTTACCTCAGGAGCCTCATGGTGGTCGGCCTCGCCGGCAGGTTCGAGCTCGGCCTCGGATTCCGGCACGGCGCTCGGCCCAACCTCAACCGCGCACTGAAGCGGCGGGACGACGACGGCGCCTGGTGGATGTGGCCGGCAGTGCCGGTAAAGGACTTAACGATTGCACCACCGACACCGCCAGCACCGCCGGCGTCGAACGCCGCAATGCCACAGGCCACCGCCGCGCcagagaagaagaaaagcaagaagaagaaggtggtgaaggtggagaagatcatggCGAAGGGAAAGGAGGAGCTTCCCAACGCGAAATGCAAGGAGGAAGCTGACGGCTCTGTTGATACCGCTAATGGCGACGGTGACGCTGACAGTGCGCCGACGAAGGCGCCAAAGACCGGGTTGGGGCTGAAGCTGGACGCCGACGAGGTGCTCAAGGCGTGGTCCGACAAAGGGTCCATGTTTGCCGAGGGCAGCGGGCCGGAGTCGCCGACGTCGGCCGCCGAAGTGCGG GCTAAGCTTGCAGACATCGACCTGTTTCCGGAGAATGGAGCTGGCGGTGGCATCAGGGAAGCCAGTGTGCTGCGGTACAAGGAGAAGAGGCGCACCCGGCTCTTCTCCAAGAAGATCCGGTACCAAGTGCGCAAGGTGAACGCCGACTGCCGGCCTCGGATGAAG GGGAGGTTTGTTAGGAGCCCATCTCTTCTTCAGCAAGCCCTGGAGGAAGAGAGCTAG
- the LOC136466672 gene encoding protein CHLOROPLAST IMPORT APPARATUS 2 isoform X2: MSSSCIPTGLRLDLDMVKAAASPGAHSSPLRPVHSSPSSTLSEASNASSSATSVSLKRARAPRKRPNQAYNEAAALLASIHPSVFPVKKSPKTGPPRPPSRQLSGLAAAFDASSDLLPLLPVLADSAFLLRDMPAPSPSPQPQPQPQSPSSAKNCSSPAPVSSAFRDFRDPAPSPASPDTVDVDELGEIDFDAESILDVDEAAAGAAAEGLDGIMGSIAVESNNTATTSDDSILSSSGIHPYLRSLMVVGLAGRFELGLGFRHGARPNLNRALKRRDDDGAWWMWPAVPVKDLTIAPPTPPAPPASNAAMPQATAAPEKKKSKKKKVVKVEKIMAKGKEELPNAKCKEEADGSVDTANGDGDADSAPTKAPKTGLGLKLDADEVLKAWSDKGSMFAEGSGPESPTSAAEVRAKLADIDLFPENGAGGGIREASVLRYKEKRRTRLFSKKIRYQVRKVNADCRPRMKAST; this comes from the exons ATGTCGTCTTCCTGCATACCAACCGGCCTGCGGCTGGACCTCGATATGGTGAAGGCGGCAGCGTCGCCGGGCGCGCACTCGTCGCCGCTGCGCCCGGTGCACTCATCGCCGTCGTCGACGCTGTCGGAGGCGTCCAACGCCTCGTCGTCGGCGACGTCGGTGTCGCTGAAGCGGGCGCGCGCGCCGCGGAAGCGGCCGAACCAGgcgtacaacgaggccgccgcgCTGCTGGCGTCCATCCACCCCTCCGTCTTCCCCGTCAAGAAGAGCCCCAAGAcggggccgccgcgcccgccgtcgCGGCAGCTCTCCGGGCTCGCGGCGGCGTTCGACGCCTCCTCCGACCTCCTCCCGCTGCTCCCCGTGCTCGCGGACTCCGCATTCCTGCTCCGGGACatgcccgcgccgtcgccgtcgccgcagccgcagccgcagccgcagagCCCGTCCAGCGCCAAGAACTGCTCGTCGCCGGCCCCCGTGAGCAGCGCGTTCCGGGACTTCCGCGACCCGGCGCCGTCACCGGCGAGCCCCGACACGGTCGACGTCGACGAGCTTGGCGAGATAGACTTCGACGCCGAGTCCATTCTCGACGTCGACgaggccgccgccggcgccgcggccGAGGGCCTCGACGGCATCATGGGCAGCATCGCCGTCGAGAGCAACAACACCGCCACCACTTCCGATGACTCCATCCTGTCCAGCTCCGGCATACACCCTTACCTCAGGAGCCTCATGGTGGTCGGCCTCGCCGGCAGGTTCGAGCTCGGCCTCGGATTCCGGCACGGCGCTCGGCCCAACCTCAACCGCGCACTGAAGCGGCGGGACGACGACGGCGCCTGGTGGATGTGGCCGGCAGTGCCGGTAAAGGACTTAACGATTGCACCACCGACACCGCCAGCACCGCCGGCGTCGAACGCCGCAATGCCACAGGCCACCGCCGCGCcagagaagaagaaaagcaagaagaagaaggtggtgaaggtggagaagatcatggCGAAGGGAAAGGAGGAGCTTCCCAACGCGAAATGCAAGGAGGAAGCTGACGGCTCTGTTGATACCGCTAATGGCGACGGTGACGCTGACAGTGCGCCGACGAAGGCGCCAAAGACCGGGTTGGGGCTGAAGCTGGACGCCGACGAGGTGCTCAAGGCGTGGTCCGACAAAGGGTCCATGTTTGCCGAGGGCAGCGGGCCGGAGTCGCCGACGTCGGCCGCCGAAGTGCGG GCTAAGCTTGCAGACATCGACCTGTTTCCGGAGAATGGAGCTGGCGGTGGCATCAGGGAAGCCAGTGTGCTGCGGTACAAGGAGAAGAGGCGCACCCGGCTCTTCTCCAAGAAGATCCGGTACCAAGTGCGCAAGGTGAACGCCGACTGCCGGCCTCGGATGAAGGCAAGCACTTGA